The Lathyrus oleraceus cultivar Zhongwan6 chromosome 5, CAAS_Psat_ZW6_1.0, whole genome shotgun sequence genome includes the window actcgtttggaccttttctgctccatcatcttgtatttcAAACCGCTCCGTtctcgacggagagcgaactcctggtATTTATACAGACCTtccaatcttcagactttgaagagtcttcttgattaatatccaggataGTCGTACGTCTTTCGTCGCCTTCTTCACCATGACTGAATGGTGAGATATTTATCCAACTTAGATGGATAAATATCCAACCAAGATGTATACAAAAGATTTCTCTTGGTGAGTTTACAATTCTACCCTTCCATAATTACGGAATATCCTCCCTAAAAAAAAGATTTTTCTCACAAAAATACTATGGCTAAAATATTAATGAGAATGTAAAAAAAAAGTTTGGAGAGAGAATGAATTGTGTGAAAACACGATTCTGAATGAAATGAAATTGGGGAAaaacctctatttataggctagaggttgAACAAAAAAGAAATTTCAAATAAATGCATTTTATGACAAACTAATCAATTAGCACATGATTCAATTAGATATTCAAAATATAATCGATTGTAAGTTCAAGTcaaaatagaaaagaaaaaagtatCTAGTTGTTGCACATCATTAAGGCGATATCCTAATCACTTGTGACTCTTTGACATCTTCCAATTCATCTTACACAACTTCAAGATATTTTTGAAGATGTGCACGCTTTAGTCATGCATTTTTATAATAAAGCCCTTCTGTTTTCCCATAGGTGGACAAAATATCCATGTCGAACCAAATCCAACAAAACTACTATATTTGCAGCATTCATACAGGTAGTTATCAGCTCAACTCGGGTCGACGGATGAAAACATATAATCTCAAAGTGGTTCATGGACGGTATCGGATATGAAAATTCAACCCAGCGATACTCAAATCTCACCGACTTAAAAGGagtaattgattttttttatgaataaatGACATTGTTTGGCATAATATATCAATGAAATGAATTTTTTTTCATATCAGTTTCTCTCTCTAGAAACACTAGCCTCTCCCCTCTCCCGCCTCTCTCAACCTCTGGCTCTCAACCCCTTCTTCTCTCTTCATCTTTCTTTCATCATTCGAACCTAGATCAGATTTCATGAGTTATATTTGCATCACTATTCGTCTGCTTGATTTGTTAGTGACAACAGATGGCGTGCAACCAACAACAAATCCaaacatcaactcaaaaacatAACATTATATATTGCCACCATAATTCATAGGTAACACAACATACATACTTCCCCTACCACAAAACAGAACAAGGCAAGGCACCATACATACTTCACCTACCACAAAACAGAAGGCACACACATACTTCACTTACCACAAAAACAAAACAAGGCTATAGATGCATGAAAGCTTGCACTTGAAAGCGGCTAACAAGGTTCAAAAGTTAGGTTGGAACAGTTATATATACAACATTATGTCACCACTAGTCTCCATAGAAACAGGCTTATAAGCCTCAACAGAAGAACATGGAGTTGCACACATTTTCCTGCAGTTTCGGAAGCTGAGGGACAGGCACAGCTCCTGCAGCACTCAGCCCACCATGGCTTGAGGATGTCTCAGATTTATCCTCGAATTTCATGAATTGCCCCAACTGAGTTGCAGCTAAGTGTGCATAGCATATAGGTGCAACTGCGGAGAAAATATAATTTGTTCATAAGTTTCAATCATGAATTAGAACATACCAATATACCAATAATAAATGCTGTGTAAGAACTTACCAACTGAAATAGCAGTAGTGCTCCTTTGGTAACTGAGATATCATAAATTATTAACGTAGATTAGTCATAAGTAATTCATTAAAATATATGTCTAATTCCACCAATCAAATAGATCCAAAATTCTACTTACACATATGAAAGAGAATGAACAAGCTCCTGAAGTTCATCAGGGGAGAAGCCAATCTCATCAAGCAGCACATGGTAATGAGTAGGCCTACTTGTGCCCTGAAGAAAATATTTAACAAGgaaaaaatgaaaaaacttccTACATGCCACACAATCATGTTCAAAACTGGAAAAAAAATAACATGAACCATATccaaaaaataatattaaaaacATGGATACTCACAATCATTCCCGCATGAGCACAGAGGTAGAAATCATAGTTTCTGGGATGACAAATTTTATTGTCAATAACAGTACCTGTAAAAGATGGATGTTAAATAAACATTTAAACCGGAAAGATTGTTTCCAACAAAATAATCTACTATCTATtagaatatttttaaaatacttgCCTGGTGGGACATTTTCAGGGGCGTTGGGCTGGAAGAATCTTGTGTGATGGTTCTTTTGAGCAACAATTACCGCAAATTTTGGATTCCAATTTTCATCAAGAAACTTGCACGCCTAAGAAGTTCGGAGTCAATATTAATATTAGTGCTCATGACAGAAATGTATCCTACTAGGTAAATAGCACAGCTAATCAGCTTATGTACCTCAATGATCTGGTCAAGTTCGATATTCAAGACTTGATTGAATTGTGACTCGCTAACACCGTCCCTATATTTGATAAAAATAAAACAAGTGTAGGTTCATTAGAAAAGAATTGCAATATTCAGAATGATATAAACATGCTTGAACAAATACCAGATGCATTTTGTAGAAAATTGATAGTAATATGCAACAGACATTAAAAGTCAAAATTAACAGttaaaaagaaaattttaaaaggaaACTCAAACAGAAAAATGCTCAGAGAAAACATACCTAAAAATAATAATGTTATCCGGTTTTCTCTTCCCAGAACTATTATAGAAATCGAGCAAGAGTTCCCTGCAATTGATAAAATAATCAGGCTAAAAAGTCCTTTAAAATATACTAACAAGCAAGAAAATGGTCTCTATGAAACTACAACAGCCAATAGAGGCTTAAGATAGATGATTTAAAAGGACAGACAGAATGTCCCAAAATAGAGCATGATATGATAATCAAGTACCAGCTATTAGACAGAAATCTTTAATGGTTAGTATTAAGCAATCATGTAGAAATAAAGGTACCTTATGATGCCCTCATCTTCAGTATCTGATACTTTCTTGAACAAATTATCTATCATTTCAACTTTTGCAGATTGTGTGCGAACACATGCCCTATATTTGGATATCAGAGGCCATTGTCTAGAGCTGACAACCTACAAGTGCAGATTTAGCATTAAACATGACGGTAACATGATGACGGTAACACCATTGCATGCATTTAGAAACAAATTATATCTATCGTGAACATAGAGAACCGAGCAATCACTTACAGCAGCAATTGAAGGAATATCAGTCTGCCCTGGTGAGCCATGTGATACATCCATTCCTAGAATGAGAGTAGGTGCTTTGGAAACAATAGGAAGAGACGGAGAACTTTCAACACCCAACAATGAGTTCAGCCCACCAAGCTGCAGGAGAAAATATGAAAGAGTTGAGATATGGCAGTGATACTACACGCTAGATATCTACATGTAGAAAGTAACCACTCAACTTTTTACCATAATAACAAACCTAAACTAGATACCTTGGCATTGATCTTCAACATTATATTACCCAGATACTGATCATTGACTCTTACAGGACACATGCACTGATTGACGATTCCATAATCAGCAAGATTCTTCTTTTTCCATGGACCTTGGATGTCACAAAATAATTATCATCTAGTACACTATAAAGTTACTCGAGAgtaaaaataacataaaataacATCAATACACTAACCATAAATATCACAGTTTTTTCGATCAGGAAGCAAACAGAGAAGGAATTGAGGAGCCCCGGGAAGTTTAGACTGAATGATCTCAAACATCTTCTCCACTCTAACCATTGGCGGGGCGCGTCTAAACTGGGGATTTTCTTCAAACACGTCAAATGGTTGGTCAATCATCTGCAAAGGTTTAAAgacaaaaacaattaaattatgCTACTACATTCATACTCCAATTAATAACATGCAGTAGCAAAACTTACAATTCCTTTCGTATTTCCAATTCTAATTAGATCCTTTACAAGTCCCCGTACATCGCACCGTGCAGAAAAGTTTGCCACAGCCCATTTCTCTATCTTTGTTGGCTGCACAAATTTCTGGAGAGAAACATTTAAGTTACTTTAAGAACTTAGAGTGTGTGTCAATATTGTCAATAGCAGGATCATGTAAAAGATTATCTAATGCAAGAGATGTAAAAATCACCTTATTGTTAAAATTCCACCTTCCATTTCTGGGATTGAAATCTTCACCATTGCCAAATTTCAACTAATGAAAACAACTCAATAGTCAGATTCAAAGCATAACACATAATACTAATGAAACCCAACCAAGCACTGTCATGATCAATATTAACTACATTAATTAAGAATATACCCTTGGAGCAGGCAAAACGCGTCCTTCCACTTGAGTAAAGCCTGTACTTATAGTAATTCCACAACTTTGAAGCAGAGGTTCAGCACCATAGTTGCTGGTTTTAAGTGCCTACAACAAAAAGAACCCTTCAGCCGCAACATATAGATGATATGGCAATATCAATCAAAACTTGGAAAAACAATTTACATCTGATAAAATTCTCATCCTCTCTTGTGGCTTCTGTCTGGACTTCTCCACTAATGAAGCCCTTTGAAGTGTGGAAAGAGCTTTTGTATATCTTTGCAATGACACCAATTCACACAGCTAAAGGAGCAAACATGAACAAAGGGAGAGTTAATAACCAAACTCGCAATTTAAACCACTGAAGAAATGCAATACTTAACAAATGGAAAAACTGTAATTCACCTCGATGGGTATATACGTTGGCCGTTTAGGCCTGCCAATATTAATGCATGGCAGATCAGCAGAGTAGCGCAGATCTATCTTACGGACATTAACAAAATAATCCAAAACAGTCATTTCTTCAGTACCATCCCCGTCCCTTTTCTTCAAAGTAAAGCTGCAAAATGCAattcataataaaaaaaattaactCGTCGTGCAAAACAACTCTGCAATTACAATGCAGCACATACATACGGTCAACAATACGCCTTCCTCAGCTAAAGAAATTTAACAAAATTATATGGAAAGAAAAGAATTACGTAAGCTCTTTGCATGGGACATCACTGAGTCCACAAATTTTCCCCTCTTGATTGGATGGATGAGTTTTGACCCTCAGATTTTTTAGTGTCCTTTTAGCCTGATTAAAGAACCAAGTAAAAGATCAGAGAAGATCAATGAATGATGATAAACAATATTAAGCAAATATCCTACCTTCGCCCAGTCAAGTTGAAAAGGATCTCTAGCATTTTGATTGGAAATTAAGAAATCTACCACAGGCCCAGGTTGAATTATCATGGTGGTTGTGACATCTAGATAATTCGAAAGATTGAGGTAAATTAGACAATTTTGAATCCTAGGTGTAAACCGGAGCTTCAACTCTAAAAAAACAGAAGGTTGGTTGCATATGAGATAAAGATTTAACCTATGTTAAGGGAGAGGCCGCTCTGGGTAGCTCTAAAACTTGAATGGAATCCTCTACAGCCTAGAACACCACCTCCAACATCAGCAAAACTCTTGGGATCATTATGAAAAAAGTTTTGACGAACAAGTAGGCAGCCCCTATAATAGACAATGCAAAGTTAGAAATTTTGAGGTTTAATATGCATAAGCAAAAATAAAGAAAACATAATAGTAGTACAAAGAAATAGATAAAATGGCTTCTGTATGAAGACATAACTATTAGAAATAAAATTTGTATAGTATGCACTCCTGTTTTACCATACAAAAAAAAACTACTTACTGTTTAGCAGCATGTTGCCTCAATATGATATCAAGAACTCTAACAGCTTCTTGGAAGTTCTCAGTTTCCTGCCCACGTAACGCATTGGCAATGGCATACATAGGAACTTTGGTAGCAAAGCTAATCTCCACTTTAAATGCCTTCGAATTGAAGGGGCGTCGGACCCTCTTTTTGTCACTCTCATTGTCCGCATTACCATCGGGACTAAGATTGCCATTATTTCTACAAAAATGATGGAAAAAATATAATACAACTGAAACAATAATATATGAAAACAGGTTTCAAGGGCCAGTACAACAACCCTATGATAGTAATTTCTACCTGTTAGATCTAGCCTCCTCTAAAACAATCTCAAACTCAAGCTTGTTTTGAGGAAGAGAGCCGATAGTAAACAGACTTTTCTCCCCGTCGTATGCAAATTCCTTGCCATTCAAGTCTGAAGCATATGTCTCCTGCACCCGGTCCATTATCTTCCTCCCAACACCCTTACCTTCCACAGGGCGTCCATCTTCATAAGTAAAAGACACCTTTTACATACCAAAAGAACAAAAAACCATTAAGTATGAGTAAATTAGCTTtaacacaaacacaaacacaaaatCATATAATACCAAATCACAAGATATGTTAGGGACATACACTGTACTGAAAAAAATATCCATCATTTTTACCGATGTTAACATTAAAGTGATTAGTTAAAAGAGGTATCTTCATTCCTTTTGACCCCAAACCGCGTCTTGCTATTGGAAGACGAGTAATTTTTTTCTTAACAGGTTCAGGAGGGGCTGAGGGCACCTCCTCTACTTTGAGAGGCACCACATCTGAGGGGACAACAGGAGGCGGAGGAGGCAACGACTCCTCGTGcccatttccatttccatttccgTCTGCAGAATCCATATCCTACAGATACAATGTCACAAGCATAAGATAAACCAGGAGTGAATATTATACAAATGCATTTAATAGTTTGAAAATGCAAAACTAACTCTACATGGTAAACCTATACAGCTAAAACAGCCACCACTAAAAATACATGTGCCCAAAAAGGGAAAAACATATAAGCATGTTATTGAAACTGAAAAAAAAGGTAACTAACCAGTTTTTATCATGAAACTAGCATAACAATAATGTAACAAAAATCAGGAAAGATTTAAACTTATAAATGATCTTGTACTGTTATTCAAGAGTAACAAGTGTAAACATATAACTCTAAGAATGCATTTCCAGACAACATCAAAAGACCGACATTGCGGCGAAAGAAATCTATTCTCAAAACAGAATTGCAAATTAATGAAAACCCCAAAAACACTAAACAACTACAGCTGCAGAGTAACCAAAAACATTATACCAAAAAAATACGCAAAAAAGACCCAAAGTTTCTAAAACATTATTAAGCTCTATTCCTGAAACATAATAAAGCAAAAACCCTTTTTTCTTCAAAATAAACCAGCAAAAATTGTAAGATCGTAGCAGAACACATGCATGCAACACCCTCAACAACCTTAAAACACACAAAATAAATGAGAACATTGTAAAAATTTCATTTTCagagaaaaaaaaataaaaaaccaCAACGATACAATCAAGAAAATAAACAAAACTAcccattttcaaaacaaaaaagTAAACTAAAACACCAAAATCAGAACGCAGAACACTAATGCAGCGTGCATGGTAAGAAAAAACTAACAAAACAAACatacaaaaaaaaatcatcatcggaaaaatatataaaaaaaaaaaaaaaattcactGATAGATTAAGTGACCTTGAAATGGAAATGGTTGAAAATAATTAGAGGTTAGTGTTTGAAGAGAAAGTTGAAACAACTAACTGAGAACGAAGATACAAAGATACAGAACCCTAAATCCACAGTACAAAAAACCTAACAGTACTTACTGAGTTTCAGAAAGTGTAGTTTGGTGTTGTAATGAGTTTGTGTCAACGATCTCTATCTACACTTAAAAGGGTGATGATGTAATGCAATAACTACAGTAGTTTTTCTCTGCGGTGTGCTTCGGTGCAGTGCGAGCCTGTGAACCGTTGATGTTTTAGTGCGATTTGATGGACGGATTAGATTGAATCATGGGTATTGTAAAGAACGATGTGCACGCTTTTGATGGGGGCAACTGCTGGTGAACTGCCTCGAGGTGCGTTGGTGACTTTATCCATTTTGGGCTTCAACATTTACGGAAATGACGGACGAGTCCAAAGATTCGGTCACTTTCCAATTAAagttattaaaaaaaaaaaaatttaaaaactAAGAAAGAATGGATAACCTACAAAAAAAAATGTGGTCCATAGAGGACATTACCTAAACTACATTGGATGCTCGGTTTTTTTGGTTGAGATTTACACAATATTTACATTTTTTTCAGTTAAAATTAATACTAATAGCACTGGTATATCTCATCCTTTTTCAAAAAATAGAAAGATTCAAATTGTGTTGGAGTCGCATGATATTTAGTGTGTTTCAGATAGTTGTTGGTATATATTAGCGACATGTGTCCCTTTGTTGAGAATAATTGTTTTCTGCTTGACAAGTGTTAAGAATGCTTGTAAGAAATAAGAGAGTTGCTTCTCAAGTTGAATGGAATTGTAAATAAGAGAATTCTAAAGATAAAACCAAATAATTTGTATATCATTTGTGTAAAAAAAGTGAGTTGGCTTTTCTGTAAAATAGCCCAGCCGATAAAATTGGGCAAAATAGGTAGTTTTTCATAAATCCACATcttcaattaattaattaaataaaattgtAATTAATAATCTCATTCCCTGCTATCATTTCCACCCACATTTTCACCTTACTATTAACTCCTCCTTAATCCCATTAACTTCCAAATCACCTCATTAAAAAAAATAACTTTCATTAACTCTCCTATTTATAACCTCCTTTTTATTTTCTAGAGTTAATATGTTTGGGTGGTATCTTTCCTCTTCTTCGTTTATATACAAAATTGATTGAACTTCTGACTATTCACTATTATTCGATTTtcataattaattttattatttttgtttattttttatttataaatcaTTTTCGATTTGCTATAGTTTATTTTTGAATAGTTTCTTTTctcttcttttatttttaatcaaaattgaataaacttttgaaaattcattttttctcaattttcatatttaattttgttatttttgtttttttctaTTAATTATCTTTTAATTTTAGAGGAATAAAAAAGAACAAATCTTACATTTTATCATGacttttttaattcaattttatcTAATAAACTATATCAATTAAGTAGTATataatatatatagatatatatatatatatatatatatatatatatatatatataatatatatatatatatatatatatatatatatatatatatatatatatattatattatatataaataaaaacaTCAAATTTTATCACATTATTTCTGTTTATATTAtttacttttttttaattttcaatcTGATTTAGTGGGATGCATGATCGTTATTGATTGACAGTGTAAAATTAATTTACACTATCGCATCATCGTTTTTCTGTTTATATTATTTgcttttttcttatttttattaattttgttgAAAATCTATATTGTTTTTTTAATATACATACTATTTAATTATAGTATTCGTCTAGATACTCACAGTTTAAAAAATCTTCTTACCTAAGCTCACACCCACCACCCGCCGGAGCATTAATGTTTGTAATGGTACTTGTATCCTTTGGATACCCAAGTACCCGTACATATACATATTTATCtgtatttttaataaaaataatatatcatttataatttaccatatcattttaaatttttaatagcaTAATAATATTGACTTAAGAAATAAATAAACATTTATACTAAAATACATACAAAGTTAATAGTGATGCATTTAATAaaattgatatatatatatatatctatatatataatatatatatatatatatatatatattatatatatatatatatatattatatatatatatatatatatatatatatatatattatattgTACGGATATGGAACGGAGTGGGTACTAAGTATTCGTACCGACTATCATACCCGTTAAATTTTGTGGGTAATTGCGGCACGTGCTCATTTTTAAGAGTTTTTATATTTATTGTGAGTAATTTTTGCGGGTATCAATTGGGGATGACTTTAATTGTAATCCctaattattttctttttttatctATGGATTAAAGTAAACTAATATGGATTTTTGTCGGTTCTTACATCAAatataaatttaaataattttaaataacTAAAATATAAAGTAAAAAAATTAATAGTTGTTAGTTTTACAAAATTATGATTTATTTCTTATATATTATCTACCATATTTACATTTGTTTAAAAAATTGTTGGTTGTTAATTAGTGTGTGGATTTTTTTCTatttcaataataataaaaacattgtttttaatattttttactCTATAAATCTTACTATTTCTACTCTAATTtatttccttttttattttgttaaaaatatatattattttttaagGCATACAAACTATTCAATCATTACTAATTTATCATTATATCTTAAATTATTAATTTAAACTAAAatacttttatttttattaaaaatatatataattcAATAAAAGTTTTTCGCACATTTGTCTAGTATTTCAATAATATAAAAATATTCTTCTTATTTTTTACCTCTTAAAATTACATTTTTTTGCAAAATTTTTACTCTTAAATAACCATTAAACACGGAAAAATATAATAGTTTTATTAAAAAATCACTCACATTCTTATGTATACCAAATTTTTGAAAACATCGATAATCAAGGTTATATCCTTAACGAAAAATTTAAAACATTTGGTATGATGTATGCATTTTTACCGTCTAATTCAAAAAAAGTAAAGTGGGATGATAGATGTTGTACCTTTAGCATATATCTTATCAAATGATGTTCTTTTGACTTGTACTACCAAGAGACCTAGTTGGCGACTAATTAGGGGGTCGCTCTTGGCTTTCAGACTAGAGGCTCCTATTTCTAAGGTGGGAACCATGTCAGGGATGAGGGCCTCGTATTCTGCTTGATTGTTGTTGGCTATGAATTCGAACTTCAATGTTTGCTTAATGAGTATACACCAATCTTTCTAAGCATATTCTCGTACAACTCCCCTCACGTTTGAGGCGCCATCAACTGATAGCATCCACGAGCGAGCTAAATTCTGCCACAAAATCTGTCAGAGTTTCGAATTTGATATTTCTTCTTGGGACGTACTAGATATCATTTTCTAAGAGTTTCACTGTCCAAGACATCACCCTTCCTGCCAAGTTTACCTTCTACAGGACCTGCTGAACAGGATAGTTGGTTTTCACGAAGATTTTGTGACCCTGAAAGTGAGGTTTTAGCTTCCTTGTTACGAAGATGAAGGCTAACGATAGCTTCTCAATTTTGTGATAGCGTGTTTCAACACCTATGAACATCTTTCTTACAAAATACACAGGAATTCATGCTTTATTCGTCTCTTGGACGAGTACTTAGCTCATTGCATGTTTTGTAACTAAGAGGTAGAGGAGTAGTGACAATTCCTTTCTTGATCAAGTGAAAATGGGAGGCGATGCAAGGAAAGCCTCTACCTTCGAGAATACATCATTGCATTCTACAATCCACTTGAATCTCTTTTTTTTCTTTAGGACGACAAAGAGAAGGGAAACCTTGTCGCAATCACATGAAAAGAAGGGAGACATGGCGACAAGGTGACCAGTGAGTTGTTGCAAGTCTTTGACGTTGACGGGGCCTCTCATAGTGGTGGTGGACTGACATTTATCTGGGTTGGTTTTAATGATTGTTATTTCAGCATGAACCCTAGAAACTTCCCAGTTTGAAGTCTAAAAGAGCACTTGGTGGGATTCAATCGCATATTTTACACCCTGACTGAACATCCTCCAAATCATCAGCATGGTTGCACCCATCAGTAGTCTTTAAtatcatatcatccacatagactTATAGGTTCCTCCTAATCAGATGAGAGAATACGATGACCATGAATCACTAGTAGGTGGCACAAACATTCTTGAGGCTGAATGGCATGACATTGTTGTAGTAGTTGTCGTGATTCGACATGAAGTCAGTTTTTGAAATGTCTGGGGGATTCATCTGAATCTGGTTATACCTTTAATAAGCATATATGAATCTCAACTTATGGTAGCCTAATGACCCGTTGATAAGGCGATCAATGTCCAATAGTGGATATGGGTCTTTGGGATATACGGTGTTAAAGTCGGTGAAGTCCGCACACATGCGTCATCTGCTGTTTTCTTTCCTTACCAACACCATGTTCGTTATCCATGTAGGATATTTTGTTTCTGTAATGAACCCAACGTCTGATAACTTGCATACTTCGTCGTCAATGGCGACACGCTTCTCCTCGCTAACTTCCCGCTTCATTTGCGCCACTAGTTTGGTAAAGGGATGGATGGTGAGGCGATGAATCACCACCTTAGTGTCTATCCCAGGCATATTAAAAGGGCCTCAGATGAACAAGTTGACTTTTTTAATGAGTTGGTCGAATAACTCGTGTTCTTCTTCCTCGTTAAGCGAAATACTAATCTTTGTCACCTAATAGGCTAAAGGGCCTATTTGGATCTCCTTCAAGTCCT containing:
- the LOC127083568 gene encoding protein argonaute 4, which encodes MDSADGNGNGNGHEESLPPPPPVVPSDVVPLKVEEVPSAPPEPVKKKITRLPIARRGLGSKGMKIPLLTNHFNVNIGKNDGYFFQYSVSFTYEDGRPVEGKGVGRKIMDRVQETYASDLNGKEFAYDGEKSLFTIGSLPQNKLEFEIVLEEARSNRNNGNLSPDGNADNESDKKRVRRPFNSKAFKVEISFATKVPMYAIANALRGQETENFQEAVRVLDIILRQHAAKQGCLLVRQNFFHNDPKSFADVGGGVLGCRGFHSSFRATQSGLSLNIDVTTTMIIQPGPVVDFLISNQNARDPFQLDWAKAKRTLKNLRVKTHPSNQEGKICGLSDVPCKELTFTLKKRDGDGTEEMTVLDYFVNVRKIDLRYSADLPCINIGRPKRPTYIPIELCELVSLQRYTKALSTLQRASLVEKSRQKPQERMRILSDALKTSNYGAEPLLQSCGITISTGFTQVEGRVLPAPRLKFGNGEDFNPRNGRWNFNNKKFVQPTKIEKWAVANFSARCDVRGLVKDLIRIGNTKGIMIDQPFDVFEENPQFRRAPPMVRVEKMFEIIQSKLPGAPQFLLCLLPDRKNCDIYGPWKKKNLADYGIVNQCMCPVRVNDQYLGNIMLKINAKLGGLNSLLGVESSPSLPIVSKAPTLILGMDVSHGSPGQTDIPSIAAVVSSRQWPLISKYRACVRTQSAKVEMIDNLFKKVSDTEDEGIIRELLLDFYNSSGKRKPDNIIIFRDGVSESQFNQVLNIELDQIIEACKFLDENWNPKFAVIVAQKNHHTRFFQPNAPENVPPGTVIDNKICHPRNYDFYLCAHAGMIGTSRPTHYHVLLDEIGFSPDELQELVHSLSYVYQRSTTAISVVAPICYAHLAATQLGQFMKFEDKSETSSSHGGLSAAGAVPVPQLPKLQENVCNSMFFC